One Aegilops tauschii subsp. strangulata cultivar AL8/78 chromosome 2, Aet v6.0, whole genome shotgun sequence genomic window, cgacgtagaggtagcggtagccctcgggcgctcgagggaacggacccagaatgtccagcccccagaccgtgaatggccatgagagcgggatagtctggaggccctgagcaggttggtggatttgcttggcgtggaactggcatgCCTCGCAAGACCTCACCAGCCCGGTTGCGTCGTTGAGCGccatgggccagtagaatccgctgcggaacgccttgcccaccAAGGTGCATGATGACGAAtgatgcccgcagtccccaccgtgtatgtcagctaACAGCTCGcacccctgctccctggagataCATCGCAAGGAAACATCGTTCGGTCATTTTCGATACAGCTCACCATCCTGAATGCAGTATGGTGTAGCCTGCCAGGCCACGTGCTCcgcgtcttcctccttctctggcagTGTTCCTTGCATCAGGTACACCCTGAATTCTTTGGTCCAGCTCCCCTCCCGGGGCTCAAGCGCTAGGAGCAGGCGTGCTCCCGAGGTCGGACCGCATGTGGGGGCTCCCGAGGCTGGTGATGGGGGAAGCCCCTCTTGAGGTGGCACCGGCTCTGCAGCCGGAGGGGCTACTGAAGGCTTGAAGAGCCATTcctcgaagacgccgggctccTGGGGCAGGCGTCtggacgccctcttggcgatcTCGTTGGTTTCCTGGTTCgtgccacggggcacgtgctgcagttCCAGACCCAAGAATTGCTTCTCTATTTTGCGCACCTCCGcaaggtatgcctccatatgctcgtccttcggctcgtataccttgttggggaagttgacgaggagctatGAGTCACCCCTGATGGTGAGGCATTTCACTCCCAAGGCCACCGCCGCCTTAAGGCCAGCGATCAAGCCTTCGTACTCcgtgatgttgttggagaccttctcgccttgctggaaacagagctgcacggcgtagtagagcttgtactgggtgggcgagatgagcacggctccagcccccACGCCCTGACGCGCGAAGGcgccatcaaagtacatgacccagccatctggtGCTTCACTTCCTGGTGAGAGGGATCGGTTCTCGCCTGCTTCGGGTTCTTAAGCgtcggtccattctgccacaaagtcgGTGAGGGCGGCTCCCTTGATGCCCCTGGTTGTGCTGCACTCCAGCTGGAATGCCTGCAGTTTTATGTTCCACTCGGCAACTCTTCCTGTAGTGTTGGGGCTCCAAAGCACCCTCTCAagtgggtaggctgagacgaccttgatagggtggccttggaagtagtgagGCAGCTTGCACGAGGCCACGAGGAGCGTGAGTAGAAGCTTCTGTGGCATGGGATAGCGTTCCCTTCCATCCCGTAACACCGTGCTGacaaagtacaccgggtgctcgacgagggcgggagcGTCGATGGAGGCCGAGGCCTCCGGAGGGTGGGACGCCTCCTGAGGCCGGGGGACCTCAGGAGCTTGGTTACCCATCAGGGCAACCACAGTCTCAGGAGCGCCGTCTTGTGGAGCCTGGTCATCTGCTGGCGCCGCTGTGGCTTCAGGGGCGCCGTCTCGGTGCCGCATCGTCCCCACTGAAGGTGCGGCAGGCCCTTGGCCTGGCGCTCCTCCCGGATGGCCACCAGTGCTGCGCTGGCGGAATGAGGCGTGGCGgccaggtaaagcaccaggggctcgagcgGACGAGGCGCTACCATCACTGGTGGGCTGGTCAGGTATATCTGGAGGTCTTGGAACGCCAAGTCGGCCTCAGGGGTCCACTcaaacgggcccttcttcttcatcagtttgaagaacggcagggcgtgttcccccagcttggagataaaGCGCCCCAGCGAGGTCACGCAGCCCGCGAGCTTTTGAatttccttgagagtttgcgGCGGCCTCATGTCCtctatcgccttgaccttctccggatTCGCTTCGATCCCCCTGTGCGACACGAgaaaacccagcagcttgccggaggggacgccgaacacgcacttctccgggttgagccgcaggCCCACCTTGCGTAGGCTAGCGaaagtctcctccaggtcctgaatgagggtccttgcctcccgagacttgaccacaatgtcgtcgacgtaggcctcagcATTCCTCCATAGCTGCTGGCCTAGAGCGATGTGCATCAGTCGCTGGAAGGTCGCCCCAACATTGCGCAtcccgaacggcatgcaggtgtagcagtacaccccgcacggaGTCAAGAAGGCCATCTTCTCGACGTCctgcaccgccatcttgatctggtggtagcccgagaggGCATCTAGGAAGCATAGCAAGTCCCACTCGGTGGTGGAGTCaatgatctggtcgatgcacggaagcgggaacgggtcttgagggcaggctttgttgaggttggtgaagtcgacgcacatgcgttccttcccgcctttcttgggtACGACGACTGGGTTTGCCATCCACTCCGGGTACCGCATCTCATGGATGACACCTGCTTCTTGTagcttgcgggtctcctggacgatgaaggactgcttctccgtggactgtcgtCATGCCTTCTGCTTCACCGGGCCCACGTTAGGGCATACCCTCAggtgatgctcgatcacccccCTTGGGACCCCaaccagctgcttgggctcccaggcgaatacctccttgttcgcATGGAGGAAATTCACCAACTCCTTCTCCTGGTCTGGGGCGAGTTCGGCACCTATGGTGAAAGCGGCCCCCGAGGCCCCGTCATCGTCAATCGGCACCTGCTTCGTCTTGGCTCGATCTTGACTGAACAATTGTTTCTTTTTTTGCTGGTGCAGCTCCCTTAGCCCCAGGGGCGGCTCCGTCGGCTGGGCGTGCTGCCGCTGCGGCCCTTAAGGCGAGCTTGAGGGCCGTCAGGGCTTCTTTGGTGTCTCCGGCCACAGTGAGGACGCCGCTgcttcccggcatcttcatgaggttgtaggccggatgggacGCCGCCATGAATTGAGCCAGGGCAGGGTACCCGAGAATGGCGTtctacgggaggccgatgcgagcgatgtcgaagtcgataagCTCGGTACGGTAGTTGTCGCGAGTACCAAAGGTGACTGGGAGGCGGATTTGCCCTAGGGGCTGGTGGAACTGCTGCCAACTCtagagaagggcttggtgggacGGAGCCGGCCGGACGGTATGTGAAGCAAGCCAaaagcttccacggagagcacgttgaggccggccccgccgtcgatgagggtcttggtcacCGCTACGTTGAAGACGGTGGGTGTGCAGAGCATCGAGAGTGTGCCCGAGCCAGCCGTGGTGGTCGGGTGGTCCCCTGAGtcaaaggtgaggtcggccttgggtgCCGCCCATCCCGGAGGGGCTCCCTACTGCATAGAGGCGGTGCCCATTTGGCAGAAAAACTGCTTGATGTGGCGGTCCGAGGGCGGTGCCTGCGAGCCGCCAAGGAGGGCCGCAACGGCGAAGGGTGTCGGGGCCGCGAACACGCGACAAAAAGGCCGCGCAACTCCTCCTaggaggccacagaagatcccggcaggttgagcagccaggcgcgtggcacgccggcgagggccatggggaaccagttggccatgaccttgtcgtcgcctccggcttccagaacggcctcctcgtacgccagcaggaaggcCGATGGATCCGCCGCGCCGTCATAGCGAGGCGGCATCTCCAGCCTGAACTTGTGCGGCCACTGCACTTGCCGCAAGACGGGGGTGAAGGCCCGGAGGCCCATGGCGCCTCCGCGCACATCCGTTGATCCAGTCGGAGGAGCGGCGCCAGCCATGGGAGCCGGATGAAGAGGTAAAGCAGGCGGACAGGCGAAgcttcgacgcacccctacctggcgcgccaaatgtcggattcggggttccgcagacccttgagaggttcgaactctggggtgcgcaagAAGGAGTCTTTCTCCCCAGCCTGCCTACCCAACAATTCCACgtcctagctcgacgaacccaaagaacacgagacaCAAAGGTTTATAGTGGTTCGGGCCACggtgtggtgtaataccctactacagtgtggtggtggtggattgcctcaagggctgaggatgaactagtacagtgggagaacagcctcaggaggagaggtgttctggAGTTCTATGAGCTGGTGAgatggccttggtggaatggatcccgtccaagatcagatgcctcctatggtggtggctagtcctatttatagtggcctttgtcctcttcccaaatgtaggcgggaagggaccccacagcggccaattttgaagggagacaactagtacaagctatcctgacaaaagtagtcttcacctgccaaaggctctggtggtgacgctgctgtgggctccgcgatgaccaccgtcctgccgtcctgctggtcttggtcttgttgcaccgatatggaaacctttgcctgatgcctcgggactcctcgcctgcgcttgcctctttagcaccaaagaggaaactggtacattgtgcccgttggcgcccgcctggccttggtcgtcacagctcacgtcatgtgaaccttgcgaggtgccccccgcatagatatctccgctccccaggagccagcctagcgagccCGCCCCAAGGAAGTCTTGGTGTCGTCTgtctcgtgaggcttggcccctcgcgagggtcttgagttgttgctgccGAAGCTAGGCCATACCgagccgttggtggagccacgtcgcgggccgcaggcaggcaactctgggcacccccgttcccaggacaccgacatTGACCACATCCAAACAGAGGTATCCACATTATGGAATTTACTTGACTACGAAGAAAGTTGCACACTATTTCCAATATCACTCGGTTTCAGTCGTCAGCGATGCTCCATTATCTGAAATTATGAACAAtcgagatgcaactggtcgagtggcaaagtgggcaaTTGAACTTCTCCCTCTGGATATCATTTTGAGGCAAATAAGgcgatcaagtctcaagcactcgCGGATTTCTTGGCCGAGTGGATTGAACAGCAACAACTGACTCAAGTTCACTCGGAACACTGGACTATGTTCTTCGATGGATCTaagatgttgaatggttctggtgctggaGTAGTCCTGGTGTCCCCCAAGAGGTGATAAACCCAGTTATGTCCTCCAGATTCACTTCGATTCCTCTAATAACGAAGCTGAGTATGAAGCACTTCTCTACGGGTTGTGTATCGCCATCTCACTTGGCGTTCGTCGCCTGATGGTcgacggcgactcagatttggtggtcaatcaggtgatgaaggagtgggatgtcAGAAACCCTGCCATGACTGGATAATGCAATGCAGTGAGGAAGTTGGAGAAAAAGTTTGAGAGTTTGGAGCTTCACCGCATTCCCCGAATCAagaatcaagcagctgatgatcTGGCGAAAATAGGTTCCACTCGGAAGCCTATCCCCAGCAATGTGTTTCTTGAGCATCTCCATTCCCCGTCAGTGCAAGAGGATCCCTTTACTGAAGAACCTCCCCAAGCAATAAGTCCTACCAATCCGACTGAAATCAAGGTACCAGCAGTTATTGATCTGGTTATGGAGATCCTAGTAATCACCCCCGACTGGACTGTGTCGTACATCGCGTATCTGCTCAGGCAGGAGCTTCCAGAAGATGAAGTTGAGGCACGTCAGATCGTCCCTAGGTCCAAGGCCTTCACAGTAATAGGCGGACAGCTCTACAGAGAGAGTGTTACTGGCATAGCTCAGCGATGTATCTCTCCAGAAGAGGGTCGACTGATATTGGATGAGATCCACttggggacctgtggtca contains:
- the LOC109758190 gene encoding uncharacterized protein gives rise to the protein MEAYLAEVRKIEKQFLGLELQHVPRGTNQETNEIAKRASRRLPQEPGVFEEWLFKPSVAPPAAEPVPPQEGLPPSPASGAPTCGPTSGARLLLALEPREGSWTKEFRVYLMQGTLPEKEEDAEHVAWQATPYCIQDGELYRK